Proteins co-encoded in one Pocillopora verrucosa isolate sample1 chromosome 1, ASM3666991v2, whole genome shotgun sequence genomic window:
- the LOC136283156 gene encoding major facilitator superfamily domain-containing protein 12-like, with amino-acid sequence MEIEKNPERGMSYLQQFSCGVGHVINDVTRRLLQSFRMIFLMRVVGISATYAGLFTLYGFFAGALLFAPMAGFLCDKVKIPVLSRRLGKKKSWHLFGTIAATIGVPLLFSQCLVCGSGTSEWVVLLYYFSIATVISFSINFVDISHLSIILVLAKDQSEAAKLTALRTGFMYLTGIVSYLVAWLILGQDSRDQLTKESSMDFMVITLIMTGVGLICSAIFYFGTNEPSDYSGKNRRSRRKTSFIQSPVDLHSMVYFDRYQQRKENVRDRVIHSRRLFEEQTGPVRERSFFQNFFEAIFAGSETREAAENKTLDKEIHDPAPNMAVVPMAVTSEDDLAFVKTLPKERKLSLMMSIFDKLITKQEDSTKENDAKPSNGRLVNDISKEDGQGVMENGQQKSEVYNQGHKLNSGLDNQGFDTKETQLNQHSQDVSQDEGKAVPSVASDIESAQPPKRKAVRTWLKDPHLYKVAIIYACTKGSQDVFYAYLPLLLTDKLQFEKEAIANLPLILLVSATLSTQISRKLSGKVGKKWSFIVAALTVTGSCMWFLRINQSSRVFTYPAVVLLGLGSSAMLVNALGFATELIGDNKGSSGFVISVVGTISSLTSGTLYIVIQVLFPEGSASADCEECRSYVQNVFSLVPSSLATFSLLIVIIFQVNETIRGKKGTEKETVTDSGFSTHL; translated from the exons ATGGAGATCGAGAAAAATCCTGAGAGAGGCATGTCTTACCTGCAGCAATTTTCCTGCGGAGTGGGGCATGTGATTAACGATGTCACTCGCCGCTTGTTGCAGTCATTCCGAATGATTTTTCTCATGAGAGTCGTTGGCATCTCTGCAACCTATGCCGGCTTATTTACACTCTACGGTTTCTTTGCTGGTGCATTATTATTTGCTCCAATGGCAGGTTTTTTATGTGATAAGGTTAAGATTCCAGTTCTGTCACGCAggcttggaaagaaaaaatcgtGGCATTTGTTTGGAACTATTGCAGCTACAATCGGTGTTCCGCTACTTTTCAGCCAATGTTTAGTTTGTGGCAGTGGAACCAGCGAGTGGGTGGTGTTGTTGTATTACTTTTCCATCGCCACCGTAATCTCATTTTCCATCAACTTCGTTGACATATCGCACCTGTCGATTATTTTGGTTCTGGCAAAGGATCAAAGTGAGGCCGCCAAACTTACTGCTTTGAG AACGGGATTCATGTACTTAACTGGCATCGTTTCCTACCTTGTGGCATGGCTAATTCTTGGACAAGATAGCCGTGATCAATTAACAAAAGAAAGCTCAATGGATTTTATG GTGATAACCCTGATCATGACAGGAGTCGGACTGATTTGCTCTGCCATTTTCTATTTTGGAACCAACGAACCTTCAGACTATTCAGGGAAAAACAGGCGGTCTAGG AGAAAAACCTCCTTCATACAATCACCCGTTGACTTACATTCAATGGTGTATTTTGACAGAT ATCAGCAGCGAAAGGAAAATGTTCGAGATAGAGTCATTCACAGTCGACGATTATTTGAAGAACAAACCGGTCCTGTTAGGGAAAGGagttttttccaaaattttttcgAGGCCATATTTGCAGGAAGTGAAACTAGGGAAGCTGCTGAAAATAAGACCTTAGATAAGGAAATTCATGATCCTGCACCGAATATGGCTGTTGTGCCAATGGCAGTCACAAGTGAAGACGACTTGGCGTTCGTTAAGACGTTGCCTAAAGAGCGAAAACTAAGCCTCATGATGAGCATCTTTGATAAACTCATCACAAAACAAGAAGATTCTACAAAAGAAAACGATGCGAAGCCAAGCAATGGCAGACTTGTAAATGATATAAGCAAAGAGGATGGCCAGGGAGTAATGGAAAATGGACAACAAAAGTCAGAAGTGTACAACCAAGGTCACAAACTGAACTCTGGTCTTGACAATCAAGGATTCGATACAAAAGAAACACAGCTTAACCAACATTCTCAAGATGTTAGCCAGGATGAGGGAAAAGCCGTGCCATCTGTTGCTTCTGATATTGAATCCGCTCAACCACCAAAACGAAAGGCAGTGAGAACCTGGCTCAAAGATCCTCATTTGTACAAG GTCGCAATTATTTACGCGTGTACAAAGGGTTCACAGGATGTGTTTTACGCTTACCTGCCACTTCTCCTGACTGACAAActgcaatttgaaaaa GAAGCGATTGCCAATCTGCCATTGATATTGTTAGTGAGCGCCACATTGTCCACTCAAATATCAAGGAAGCTCTCTGGAAAAGTAGgaaaaaag TGGTCCTTCATTGTGGCTGCTCTGACCGTGACTGGATCGTGTATGTGGTTTCTGCGTATTAACCAGTCATCGAGAGTGTTCACTTACCCGGCTGTCGTTCTACTGGGGTTAGGGTCCTCCGCCATGCTTGTTAATGCGCTTGGTTTTGCAACAGAACTTATTGGAGACAACAAA GGCAGCTCTGGTTTTGTGATTTCTGTCGTAGGTACGATCTCCAGCCTGACCTCAGGAACTCTTTATATCGTCATACAAGTTTTATTTCCTGAAGGAAG TGCATCTGCCGATTGCGAGGAGTGTAGAAGTTACGTACAAAATGTGTTCTCATTGGTGCCTAGCTCACTCGCTACTTTTAGCTTGCTGATTGTAATAATATTTCAAGTTAACGAGACAATCCGCGGGAAAAAAG